In Palaemon carinicauda isolate YSFRI2023 chromosome 41, ASM3689809v2, whole genome shotgun sequence, the following are encoded in one genomic region:
- the Cpr57A gene encoding uncharacterized protein Cpr57A yields MKNLILSLLLLGVIAEAVFARPDEGQAYQSDSQEEEEEVKRPYSFAWAASRYYHGAPDREHQEQRGEDGITRGVFRYVDPRQRVQEVVYYADDDGFHVDASNLPKDTEAVEQARFSHTSEFERIRQDHARIAAERAILEAQANDAPIDPIKQRQELIKSLPKNTVAVENLRARHSSLFERIREEHAAIAAERAEQEALKAQEEANYQ; encoded by the exons ATCCTTTCACTCCTTCTGTTGGGTGTGATCGCTGAGGCGGTATTCGCCCGTCCCGACGAGGGCCAGGCCTATCAGAGTGAcagccaagaagaagaagaagaggtgaagCGGCCATACAGCTTCGCCTGGGCTGCTTCGCGGTATTACCACGGAGCCCCTGATCGAGAACATCAGGAGCAGAGAGGAGAGGATGGAATTACAAGGGGAGTCTTCAG GTACGTCGACCCTCGCCAGAGGGTGCAGGAGGTGGTATACTATGCTGACGACGATGGCTTCCACGTGGATGCCTCTAACCTCCCCAAAGACACAGAAGCTGTAGAGCAGGCTCGCTTCAGCCACACGTCCGAATTTGAGAGGATCCGCCAGGACCATGCCCGCATCGCTGCTGAGAGAGCTATCCTCGAAGCACAGGCCAATGATGC ACCCATCGACCCAATCAAGCAGAGACAAGAACTGATCAAGAGTCTGCCCAAGAACACAGTCGCCGTGGAGAACCTACGAGCTCGCCACTCGTCGCTGTTCGAGAGGATCAGGGAAGAGCATGCTGCCATCGCAGCTGAAAGGGCAGAACAGGAGGCATTGAAAGCCCAAGAGGAAGCTAACTACCAGTAG